The following coding sequences are from one Methanomassiliicoccales archaeon window:
- a CDS encoding DUF3198 domain-containing protein: MNARKLKSRLAHALTMGKPIHVELAPVFSICLSLLGLALLGIALMSLFMGVLFVTTGWAYWLLLVGLIFALLGGAWLWKFLSILTKYRKLLATRSKSEFITNLDEIEYMAWKLPSKYQRELDLKRNELKIK, translated from the coding sequence TTGAACGCCAGAAAATTGAAGAGCCGCCTCGCCCATGCGTTGACTATGGGGAAACCGATACATGTTGAGTTGGCACCCGTGTTTTCTATATGTCTCTCACTGCTCGGCCTTGCCCTCCTAGGAATCGCTTTGATGTCCCTTTTCATGGGTGTCCTTTTTGTTACGACTGGATGGGCTTATTGGTTGCTTCTAGTTGGATTAATTTTTGCCCTTTTAGGGGGCGCTTGGCTTTGGAAGTTCTTATCGATCCTCACGAAATATAGAAAATTACTCGCCACGAGAAGTAAGTCCGAATTCATTACGAATCTTGACGAAATTGAGTATATGGCCTGGAAACTCCCATCGAAATATCAAAGAGAACTTGACTTGAAGCGGAATGAACTGAAAATAAAATAA
- the hflX gene encoding GTPase HflX, with product MSWQTAAIITTNEKVAELEELAASAGYEVIYEIIQRRNIPDSSTFIGKGKIDEVRTVLRCRAVDTIIVNGDLKPSQQYNLERMLNIKCIDRVSLVLEIFASRANSKEAKLQVEKARLKYEIPFIRDWIHRTKKGERAGHFSSGDYEAAVYYDLIKKRIRKIDDELKKLRENNLYIGFKKKIRPPVVSLAGYTNAGKSSLFISLTKKDTIVEPKMFSTLKPLRGRIANIKEDLILIDTIGFLDNLPVFLIESFRNTIDEIFAADLVLLVLDISDPISEIERKLNASMKILLPDVDFRKVVVVLNKIDKLDSLEVEERMRFVSNRIQSNNIVAVSASTKAGIESLIERIKGYFEAFDHLKSDIRHVTETSYLAS from the coding sequence ATGAGTTGGCAAACGGCAGCGATCATTACAACTAATGAAAAAGTCGCAGAACTTGAAGAACTTGCAGCATCTGCGGGATATGAAGTGATTTATGAGATTATTCAACGTAGGAATATCCCCGATTCGTCGACGTTCATAGGAAAAGGAAAGATCGACGAGGTCAGGACCGTTCTTCGATGCAGGGCCGTAGATACGATCATAGTTAATGGGGATCTAAAACCGTCACAACAATACAATCTCGAAAGGATGTTGAATATCAAATGCATAGATCGAGTGAGCTTAGTTCTCGAGATCTTTGCAAGTCGTGCCAATAGCAAAGAAGCAAAGTTACAGGTCGAGAAGGCCAGACTTAAGTATGAAATTCCATTCATTAGGGATTGGATCCACCGGACGAAAAAAGGGGAGAGGGCAGGTCATTTTTCTAGCGGCGACTACGAAGCGGCGGTTTACTACGATCTTATTAAGAAGAGGATAAGAAAAATTGATGATGAGCTGAAAAAACTGAGAGAAAACAATCTCTATATAGGATTCAAAAAGAAAATTAGGCCGCCAGTCGTCTCTTTAGCTGGTTATACGAACGCAGGCAAGTCGAGCCTATTCATTAGCCTTACTAAAAAAGATACTATAGTTGAGCCGAAAATGTTCTCCACATTGAAACCGCTGAGAGGGCGTATTGCGAATATCAAGGAGGATCTTATTTTAATAGATACAATTGGTTTTCTGGATAATCTTCCTGTTTTTCTTATCGAATCTTTTAGAAACACGATTGATGAGATTTTCGCTGCTGACCTTGTGTTACTTGTTTTAGATATCTCAGATCCAATTTCTGAGATAGAAAGAAAACTCAATGCATCGATGAAAATCCTGCTACCCGATGTAGACTTTAGAAAAGTGGTTGTCGTTCTGAATAAAATCGACAAGTTAGACTCTCTAGAGGTTGAGGAAAGGATGAGGTTTGTTTCAAATAGAATCCAATCAAATAATATCGTTGCCGTCTCCGCTTCAACAAAAGCTGGAATCGAATCCCTTATTGAGAGAATCAAGGGCTACTTTGAAGCTTTTGATCATTTAAAATCAGATATTCGGCACGTCACAGAAACAAGCTATCTGGCCTCTTGA
- a CDS encoding DNA-binding protein codes for MNTKNLLLDLKIGGEILICSHEEDIIIVKLEDGEDVHSSLIEVSKRYDVKNGWVLGGVGILREFTLGYFTGKEYIKKYFEKPHELLSLSGSITIGTEVPIHLHCSVSSDQFEAFGGHLFKGTVNVLNEVLIRKFTKIELGRRLNPKTGYFELDIKCSEEM; via the coding sequence ATGAATACTAAAAATCTGTTATTAGATTTAAAAATAGGAGGGGAAATTTTGATTTGCAGCCACGAAGAAGATATTATTATTGTTAAGCTTGAGGACGGCGAGGATGTGCATTCAAGCCTAATTGAAGTGTCAAAGAGATATGATGTAAAGAACGGTTGGGTTCTTGGCGGGGTGGGTATACTAAGGGAGTTCACCCTTGGCTACTTCACAGGAAAAGAATACATCAAAAAATATTTTGAAAAACCACATGAATTATTGTCCCTATCGGGTTCAATAACAATTGGTACAGAGGTACCAATACATCTTCACTGTTCTGTCTCTAGCGATCAATTCGAAGCATTTGGGGGACATCTTTTTAAGGGGACGGTTAACGTACTTAATGAAGTATTGATCAGAAAGTTTACAAAGATAGAACTAGGACGGCGTTTAAATCCGAAGACAGGATACTTTGAACTGGACATAAAGTGTAGTGAAGAGATGTGA
- a CDS encoding ORC1-type DNA replication protein has product MPLDENIFQPYLKSKSLFKRNREILRPSYIPDELPHRQQQISQLAAVLATALRGDRPSNVLIFGKTGTGKTACVKYLGNEIRKADATSNRVNFFYMNCEVVDTQYGVLQNIGNRLISDFGERIPFTGWSTERLYNIFRERIEEEGKVNIIVLDEIDKLVYKSGDDILYHLSKINDDLVKAKVSLIGISNDLTFTEFLDPRVKSRLGEEKMVFPPYNAEQLQDILKQRAALAFEEGVLESSVIPLCAALAAQEHGDARRALDLLRVAAEIAERNRDDKITEAHVYKAKNKIELDCVTEAIRTLPTQSKLVLMSIVVNEEKGRERLTTGDVYEVYRELCRAVGVSVLTQRRITDLISELDMLGIIHARVKSFGRGGRTKEIELSVPPHDAKKILEEDEMLQGLKNFKPKTQTTLI; this is encoded by the coding sequence GTGCCCTTGGATGAGAACATCTTTCAACCGTATCTCAAGTCAAAGTCATTATTTAAAAGAAATCGAGAGATCTTACGACCATCGTATATACCAGATGAACTTCCTCATAGACAGCAACAGATCAGCCAATTGGCAGCAGTTCTCGCTACAGCTTTGCGGGGCGATAGGCCTTCGAACGTGTTAATCTTTGGGAAAACGGGAACGGGAAAAACAGCATGCGTGAAGTATCTGGGAAATGAGATTAGGAAGGCCGACGCCACATCAAACCGCGTTAACTTTTTCTATATGAATTGCGAAGTCGTTGACACTCAATACGGAGTACTCCAGAACATCGGGAACAGATTGATCAGCGATTTCGGTGAGAGAATTCCGTTTACTGGTTGGAGCACAGAAAGACTCTATAACATTTTTCGGGAGAGAATCGAAGAGGAGGGGAAAGTCAACATCATTGTTTTGGACGAAATCGATAAATTGGTTTACAAAAGCGGTGACGATATTCTCTATCACTTGTCAAAGATAAACGATGACCTCGTGAAAGCCAAGGTATCGCTAATCGGCATCTCTAACGACCTCACTTTCACTGAATTCCTCGACCCCCGCGTCAAAAGCCGTCTTGGCGAAGAAAAAATGGTCTTTCCACCGTATAACGCTGAGCAACTACAAGACATACTCAAGCAGAGGGCCGCACTTGCGTTCGAAGAGGGGGTCTTGGAGTCAAGTGTTATCCCGCTTTGCGCAGCCCTAGCGGCACAGGAACACGGTGATGCGCGGCGTGCACTCGATCTATTGAGGGTTGCAGCAGAGATCGCAGAACGCAACCGCGATGATAAGATCACAGAAGCGCATGTATACAAAGCAAAAAACAAAATCGAGCTCGATTGTGTTACAGAGGCGATTAGGACGTTGCCAACGCAGTCGAAACTCGTGCTCATGAGTATTGTAGTAAACGAAGAGAAAGGTCGGGAAAGGCTTACGACAGGGGACGTTTACGAGGTTTATAGAGAGTTGTGTAGGGCCGTTGGTGTAAGTGTGCTGACGCAGAGGAGGATCACTGACCTTATCTCGGAACTAGACATGCTCGGTATCATCCATGCCCGCGTCAAATCGTTCGGTAGAGGTGGTCGGACCAAAGAAATTGAGCTGAGTGTTCCGCCTCATGACGCAAAGAAAATACTGGAGGAGGACGAGATGCTCCAGGGCCTCAAGAACTTTAAACCCAAGACTCAAACTACGTTGATTTAA
- a CDS encoding S26 family signal peptidase, giving the protein MVSDTMVVKAIRRVLVNIGIAAATIMIILLVLFAYSSVWPPLVVVESSSMQHSDSRSSIGVIDTGDIVIVKKARGDNIITYIDGIERGHITYGEYGDVIVYRKGDNSPSTPVIHRAICKIIYNATGGGFDIPSLASLPDWQWKVLPTGDHTWWNLRTAVEIYGIGYLNVTLRLDLRSILQYFESRDMTPHGGYITMGDHNVFSEGGVLYGYYDQISIFREPVKDEWVIGKARGEIPWFGLLKLWVSGTAPQNIPENSKTNLFITIAVVIIVPIGIDILNVVLKRRGMEIFGWTKKFSLRHPSKRKGDNELPRIKDHDMDEKRAATKTNKNREGGKGPPKIDKKMAQQEKGKDRGKGGSRRE; this is encoded by the coding sequence TTGGTCAGTGACACAATGGTCGTTAAGGCGATACGGAGGGTGCTAGTTAATATCGGAATCGCTGCAGCTACGATTATGATTATTCTCTTGGTGCTTTTCGCCTATAGTTCAGTCTGGCCCCCGCTCGTCGTTGTCGAGTCGAGCAGCATGCAACACAGCGACTCGAGGAGTTCCATCGGTGTCATCGATACGGGAGACATCGTGATTGTGAAAAAAGCGCGTGGCGATAACATCATAACCTATATCGATGGGATTGAAAGAGGCCACATAACATACGGTGAATATGGCGATGTCATTGTATATAGGAAGGGTGATAATTCTCCTTCTACGCCGGTCATTCACAGGGCGATTTGCAAGATCATTTACAATGCCACCGGTGGCGGTTTCGATATTCCCTCACTTGCATCACTTCCAGATTGGCAATGGAAAGTTCTACCAACAGGGGATCATACATGGTGGAATCTTCGGACTGCCGTCGAGATTTATGGAATTGGATATCTGAATGTAACGCTTCGACTCGACCTCCGCAGCATACTCCAGTACTTTGAGTCGCGAGATATGACACCTCACGGTGGCTATATCACGATGGGCGATCACAATGTTTTCAGCGAGGGTGGCGTCCTCTACGGATACTATGATCAAATCTCGATTTTTCGCGAGCCTGTAAAGGATGAATGGGTTATCGGAAAGGCGCGAGGGGAGATACCGTGGTTTGGGTTGCTCAAGCTATGGGTCAGCGGGACTGCGCCTCAAAACATCCCCGAGAACAGTAAAACAAACTTATTCATCACAATCGCCGTCGTTATTATCGTACCGATCGGGATCGACATCCTCAATGTTGTTCTAAAAAGAAGGGGAATGGAAATCTTTGGCTGGACCAAGAAATTCAGCCTCAGACACCCCTCTAAAAGAAAGGGAGATAATGAGTTACCGAGAATAAAAGACCATGACATGGACGAGAAGCGTGCAGCGACCAAGACTAATAAAAACAGGGAAGGGGGGAAGGGGCCTCCGAAAATTGATAAAAAAATGGCACAACAAGAAAAAGGGAAAGATAGGGGAAAAGGCGGATCGAGACGAGAATGA
- a CDS encoding cytidine/deoxycytidylate deaminase family protein — MTRPDNDTYFMKMAELVATRSTCLRRQVGAVIVKEKRVLTTGYNGAPRGLKHCGEVGCVRAQNHIESGTRHELCRGVHAEQNAVIQAAYFGVSIKGATIYTTNFPCVLCAKILVNAGIEEVVYKDEYIDELSKKILSESNVRVRKFEG; from the coding sequence ATGACGAGACCCGATAACGATACGTACTTCATGAAAATGGCGGAGCTTGTAGCCACACGGTCGACCTGTCTTCGTAGGCAGGTTGGTGCCGTGATCGTAAAAGAGAAAAGGGTGCTTACGACAGGCTACAACGGTGCACCTCGTGGTCTAAAGCACTGTGGGGAAGTCGGTTGCGTAAGGGCGCAAAACCACATCGAGTCGGGAACGAGACACGAACTATGCCGTGGGGTACACGCTGAACAGAACGCGGTCATCCAGGCGGCATATTTTGGCGTGAGTATTAAGGGTGCCACGATTTACACGACGAATTTTCCGTGCGTCCTGTGTGCGAAGATCCTCGTCAACGCTGGGATCGAAGAAGTCGTTTACAAAGATGAATACATCGACGAACTCTCTAAGAAAATCCTAAGCGAAAGCAACGTCCGTGTTCGCAAATTTGAGGGATAA
- a CDS encoding V-type ATP synthase subunit I, translating to MLLPEQMVRVLVVGSKDLLEKTVDLLYQMECVHLIDFPSDEKGFTLGSPLPAASDASQKLLKLRAMQKDLGIEEVKEIERIRTDVLARELDQMIETLHQEISDIVESKKKIEVRLSELEQERKNIEPFVALPLEFDLYRGYKSLVVFTGYIKFDPEGVIRESIEKFELFKSKDGRFIALFVARDEAEEAQRILVQHGFSELPVPPRSGRPEEILRSIVVEEETLRKSIADLSEKLGKLREKHAAFALAAEEHLSIIVQKAETPLRVGASAHSFIIEAWIPEKNLEQLKKTFADSLGERIYVEILEKRERRVAEGHEDERDEAPVKVENPRPFNLFEYLVELISTPRYNELDPTPLISIFFPIFFGLMVGDVGYGIPFVILGYLGLKKCTSNEWRTIATMLFFGGIFTIIFGLFMFGEAFGLHFAPSPHGEITWSSLLGIEIPHHIEVGALSIPLGLFSKLHDVKMLLYISVWIGIIHLFVGYALGFINVTIRHGLRHAVLEKLCWLLILVGAVMLGLVLLDGLVLSKPLVMTDARMIGGLTTLILGIIIGFKGEGASVILELPGLVSNIMSYSRLAAIGMSKAGMALAFNMIAIEMIAPGGGVMVAIAFAVFAVGHMMIFILAVISAGLHGIRLQYVEFFTKFYEGGGLKFNPLRIRRKYTTEV from the coding sequence ATGCTGCTACCAGAACAAATGGTTAGAGTTCTCGTCGTCGGTTCTAAGGACCTCTTAGAAAAAACGGTCGACCTGCTGTACCAAATGGAATGCGTGCATCTGATCGACTTTCCATCGGATGAAAAAGGGTTCACACTCGGCTCACCGCTACCAGCTGCATCTGATGCATCCCAGAAACTGCTGAAATTGAGGGCGATGCAGAAAGACCTTGGCATTGAGGAAGTGAAGGAGATCGAGCGCATCAGAACAGATGTGCTCGCAAGAGAACTCGACCAGATGATTGAAACGCTTCATCAGGAAATTTCAGATATTGTCGAGTCGAAGAAGAAAATCGAGGTCCGGTTGAGCGAATTAGAGCAGGAGAGAAAGAATATTGAGCCTTTTGTCGCTTTGCCTCTAGAGTTCGATCTCTATAGGGGTTACAAGTCTCTAGTCGTCTTTACTGGTTACATAAAATTTGATCCGGAAGGGGTCATCAGGGAGTCTATTGAGAAGTTTGAATTGTTCAAGAGCAAAGATGGGAGATTTATTGCGTTGTTTGTAGCGAGAGATGAGGCCGAGGAAGCTCAGCGCATCCTCGTTCAACATGGGTTTTCTGAACTTCCTGTACCACCAAGAAGTGGAAGACCAGAGGAGATCCTGAGGTCCATTGTTGTGGAGGAGGAAACTTTACGGAAAAGTATCGCTGACTTATCAGAAAAACTCGGGAAATTGAGGGAAAAGCACGCTGCATTTGCGCTCGCGGCAGAAGAACATCTCAGTATCATCGTGCAGAAAGCCGAAACGCCTTTGAGGGTCGGGGCGAGTGCCCACTCCTTTATCATCGAGGCATGGATACCAGAAAAGAATTTAGAACAACTCAAGAAAACATTTGCTGACAGCCTCGGCGAGAGAATTTACGTAGAAATACTCGAAAAGAGGGAAAGGAGAGTAGCTGAAGGGCATGAGGATGAGAGGGATGAAGCGCCTGTTAAGGTCGAAAATCCGAGGCCATTCAATCTTTTCGAATACCTCGTTGAGCTGATCTCGACGCCAAGATATAACGAGCTCGATCCAACCCCCCTGATCTCAATTTTCTTCCCGATCTTCTTTGGTCTGATGGTCGGGGATGTTGGGTACGGGATTCCATTCGTCATCCTTGGCTATCTAGGGTTGAAAAAATGCACGAGCAATGAGTGGCGGACGATCGCGACAATGCTCTTCTTCGGCGGTATATTCACAATAATATTCGGTCTATTCATGTTTGGGGAAGCTTTTGGTCTGCACTTTGCACCGAGTCCTCATGGTGAAATCACCTGGTCAAGCTTACTCGGCATTGAAATCCCGCATCATATCGAGGTCGGAGCTTTATCGATCCCACTGGGCCTCTTTAGCAAGCTCCATGATGTAAAAATGCTTTTGTACATAAGCGTCTGGATCGGTATCATTCATCTCTTCGTCGGGTATGCACTTGGGTTCATCAACGTCACAATTCGACATGGCCTGAGACATGCGGTTCTTGAGAAACTCTGTTGGCTTCTTATTTTAGTCGGCGCTGTAATGCTCGGGTTAGTCCTGCTGGACGGGCTGGTTCTTTCGAAACCTTTGGTCATGACTGACGCGAGGATGATTGGTGGTCTTACCACATTAATCCTCGGAATCATCATCGGGTTCAAGGGAGAAGGTGCGAGTGTTATTTTAGAACTGCCTGGATTGGTCAGCAATATCATGTCGTATTCAAGGTTGGCGGCAATCGGGATGTCGAAGGCAGGCATGGCCCTTGCCTTTAACATGATCGCGATAGAGATGATCGCCCCCGGTGGCGGTGTGATGGTCGCTATCGCTTTCGCTGTCTTCGCCGTCGGACACATGATGATCTTTATCCTTGCGGTGATCTCCGCGGGGTTGCATGGGATCAGGTTACAATATGTTGAATTCTTTACGAAGTTCTATGAGGGTGGAGGTCTTAAGTTCAATCCACTGAGAATCCGAAGAAAGTATACAACGGAGGTGTGA
- a CDS encoding ATPase produces the protein MAIEAGLIALGAGLAVGLAGLGAGLAEKDVGTAAVGAMAENEKLFGKGLVLMVIPETIIIFGLVMAILLWTKMV, from the coding sequence ATGGCAATAGAAGCGGGTTTGATCGCATTGGGTGCAGGTCTCGCGGTCGGTCTTGCTGGGCTCGGCGCGGGGCTTGCTGAGAAGGACGTCGGTACTGCAGCCGTCGGTGCCATGGCAGAGAACGAGAAGCTCTTTGGGAAGGGCCTTGTATTGATGGTCATTCCAGAGACGATCATCATTTTCGGGCTCGTCATGGCGATTCTGCTGTGGACCAAGATGGTATAA
- a CDS encoding V-type ATP synthase subunit E family protein, protein MALDTVIRDILEKAKTEADKIIAEAQRERDSISKECEESIAKKKRAQEKQLEELTRRLAQQEISSAELEAKKIVLNAKKEMLDRAFSEALREIYGMDRESRARVYNKIVEGAKTIIPRPRIVCPKGDASLVQKDATVLAVVEDDMEPGLIIESEDGLMRLDFRFRTMLEDIWEREMKKISTILFG, encoded by the coding sequence ATGGCGCTCGATACTGTAATCAGGGATATCCTAGAGAAAGCTAAAACAGAGGCAGATAAGATAATTGCAGAGGCGCAAAGGGAGCGAGATTCGATATCGAAGGAGTGCGAGGAATCGATCGCAAAGAAAAAGCGAGCGCAGGAGAAACAGCTCGAGGAACTTACTCGACGTCTCGCCCAGCAAGAGATCTCGAGTGCCGAGTTGGAAGCGAAGAAGATCGTTCTGAACGCGAAAAAGGAGATGCTCGATCGCGCGTTTAGTGAAGCCCTTCGTGAAATCTATGGAATGGATCGCGAGAGCAGGGCGAGGGTTTACAACAAGATCGTCGAAGGTGCGAAGACGATTATTCCAAGGCCGAGGATTGTTTGCCCGAAGGGTGACGCCTCGCTAGTCCAGAAAGACGCTACCGTTCTTGCCGTCGTCGAAGATGACATGGAACCTGGATTGATCATCGAAAGTGAAGACGGTTTAATGCGGCTGGACTTCAGATTCCGGACGATGCTCGAGGATATCTGGGAAAGGGAAATGAAGAAGATCTCGACGATACTGTTCGGGTGA
- the ahaC gene encoding ATP synthase A1 subunit C, whose product MQRFWGKKGNYAYVCARIKAKKSLLLTKDVYPKLLMMDLNEIGRFLGETQYHVEMTELASRYSGVDLIELGTSRNLARIYSQIIGFSRGELREMICGYLGRWDEWNIKTILRGKYSGASIEEIQEDLVPAGRLGEDTLNTLLALETVEEVLEALRTKEGITIPEEVIAAYRESGTLEPLEEYFDKVYYSRLLASIRTNTKPGKLFLAFVQKEIDVTNLKTLLKLKRENVPPERCKGYFIDGGSELTIKELLRLASVENFDRLVEELAKFSFYEDIKEGLLIAKEKGSLIEVTLALQKYLVKQSETFSHIYPLSILPVLDYIIRKKIEVDNIRIIARGKESGLDIEVIKNLLVV is encoded by the coding sequence ATGCAGCGATTCTGGGGGAAGAAGGGAAATTACGCATATGTCTGCGCAAGGATCAAAGCAAAGAAGAGCCTTCTTCTCACAAAGGATGTCTATCCAAAGCTGCTCATGATGGACCTGAACGAAATCGGTCGGTTCCTCGGAGAGACACAGTACCACGTGGAGATGACGGAGCTTGCCTCGAGGTATTCAGGCGTCGATCTAATTGAATTGGGAACAAGCCGCAATCTCGCGAGGATTTACAGCCAAATCATCGGGTTCAGTAGAGGTGAGCTGCGGGAAATGATCTGTGGCTATCTCGGACGGTGGGACGAGTGGAACATCAAGACAATCCTCAGGGGGAAGTATTCCGGTGCGAGCATAGAGGAGATACAGGAGGATCTCGTCCCAGCTGGAAGACTTGGTGAAGACACGCTAAACACCCTCCTCGCACTCGAAACCGTGGAAGAAGTCCTCGAAGCGCTGAGGACAAAGGAGGGCATCACGATCCCCGAGGAGGTTATCGCAGCTTACCGCGAAAGTGGAACGCTCGAGCCACTCGAGGAATATTTCGACAAGGTCTACTATTCTCGCCTTCTCGCCTCTATCAGAACAAATACAAAACCAGGGAAGCTTTTTCTCGCATTCGTTCAGAAAGAAATCGATGTGACAAACCTAAAGACGCTCCTCAAGCTGAAGCGCGAGAATGTCCCACCTGAAAGGTGCAAGGGATATTTTATTGATGGCGGCAGTGAGCTTACGATAAAGGAGTTACTGCGCCTCGCAAGTGTCGAGAACTTCGACCGTCTGGTCGAGGAGCTCGCCAAGTTCTCCTTCTACGAGGACATTAAAGAAGGGCTGCTCATTGCGAAGGAAAAGGGATCGCTGATCGAGGTGACGCTGGCACTGCAGAAATACCTCGTGAAGCAATCTGAGACATTCTCACACATTTATCCACTCTCGATCCTACCAGTACTCGATTATATTATAAGAAAAAAGATTGAGGTCGATAATATTAGGATCATCGCCCGCGGAAAGGAAAGCGGGCTCGATATCGAAGTAATAAAGAATTTATTGGTGGTTTGA